Proteins encoded within one genomic window of Flavobacterium sp. NG2:
- a CDS encoding COX15/CtaA family protein: MTQNKSVIYWLLTGCFLLFLMVTVGGITRLTNSGLSMTDWHLVTDTFPPLTEEKWQAAFEEYKKFPEYQKINIHNDFQLSDYKFIYFWEWFHRFIGRIIGLVFIVPFVYFLIKKKLDRATIKKCFILLFMGGFQGFLGWFMVKSGLIDNPDVSHFRLALHLTFAFITFAYTLWVALDLIYPSRKQPNVNLQKIARYALVFLLIQIVYGGFVAGLNAGLIHNHWPMMSDGQFIHDSVFIEQKSLLLNLTEGKSGVQFVHRSLAYLVVFLIGVLFFKSKTTITEQEQSNGINLLMILVLVQFILGVFTLLLSVPLWLGLAHQINAFFLLATMTYTLHRLSK, from the coding sequence ATGACACAAAACAAATCCGTTATCTACTGGTTGCTTACAGGATGCTTCCTATTATTTTTGATGGTAACTGTGGGTGGAATCACCCGATTGACAAACTCAGGTTTATCCATGACCGATTGGCATTTGGTTACCGATACTTTTCCGCCTTTAACAGAGGAAAAATGGCAAGCGGCCTTTGAGGAGTATAAAAAATTCCCAGAATACCAAAAAATCAACATTCACAACGATTTCCAACTTTCGGACTACAAATTCATTTATTTCTGGGAATGGTTTCACCGTTTCATTGGTCGAATCATAGGACTGGTATTTATAGTTCCTTTTGTCTATTTTTTAATCAAAAAGAAATTAGACCGTGCCACCATCAAGAAATGTTTCATACTGCTTTTCATGGGTGGATTTCAAGGATTTTTGGGTTGGTTCATGGTTAAAAGTGGCTTGATTGACAATCCTGATGTCAGTCATTTTAGACTGGCTTTACACCTTACTTTTGCTTTTATCACCTTTGCCTATACGCTTTGGGTTGCTTTGGATTTAATTTACCCTTCACGTAAACAACCCAATGTTAATTTGCAAAAAATTGCGCGTTACGCACTTGTTTTTTTATTAATCCAAATTGTTTACGGAGGTTTTGTCGCTGGTCTTAATGCGGGCTTGATTCACAACCATTGGCCAATGATGAGTGACGGACAATTTATTCACGATAGTGTTTTTATTGAACAAAAATCACTACTACTCAATTTGACCGAAGGAAAAAGTGGCGTTCAATTTGTACATCGCTCCTTAGCTTATCTTGTTGTATTCTTGATTGGAGTGTTATTTTTTAAAAGCAAAACAACAATAACGGAACAAGAGCAATCTAATGGTATTAATTTGCTGATGATTTTAGTTTTGGTACAATTTATTTTAGGCGTTTTTACACTATTGCTTTCAGTACCTCTTTGGTTAGGATTAGCGCATCAAATCAATGCGTTTTTCTTACTAGCAACCATGACTTATACATTACACAGGCTTTCTAAATAG
- a CDS encoding CCA tRNA nucleotidyltransferase, producing MNYIKALENPIFKIIAQASQELGVESYVIGGFVRDYLLTRPSKKDIDIVAVGSGIDLALKVSELLANKPKVQVFKNYGTAMLRYKDTDIEFVGARKESYQTESRNPKVEIGTLQDDQERRDFTINALAFSLNESNYGDLVDPFEGVAALESKTIKTPLNPDITYSDDPLRMMRAIRFATQLGFEIESESLEAISKNKDRISIISGERIVDELNKILSTDKPSVGFLLLYQTGLLDLILPELTALNNVEEIEGQTHKNNFYHTLEVVDNICPNTDDVWLRWAALLHDIGKAPTKKFNKKQGWTFHGHEFLGGKMVKKIFERLHMPLNQKMKFVQKMVMMSSRPIVLSQDIVTDSAVRRLVFDAGEDVEDLMTLCEADITTKNPNKFKKYHNNFVIVRQKIVEVEEKDSIRNFQPPITGEQIMEIFDLKPSREIGVLKEAVKEAILEGEIPNEYEAAYAFVLKRAEKLGLKKAAK from the coding sequence ATGAATTATATAAAAGCATTAGAAAACCCCATTTTTAAAATCATTGCACAAGCAAGTCAAGAACTTGGTGTGGAAAGCTACGTTATTGGTGGTTTTGTTCGGGATTATTTATTAACACGTCCATCCAAAAAAGACATTGATATTGTTGCCGTGGGTAGCGGTATCGATTTGGCTTTAAAAGTATCCGAATTATTAGCCAACAAACCGAAAGTTCAGGTTTTTAAAAACTACGGAACAGCGATGTTGCGCTACAAAGACACGGATATCGAATTTGTGGGCGCGCGTAAAGAAAGCTACCAAACTGAAAGCAGAAACCCAAAAGTAGAAATTGGCACATTGCAAGATGACCAAGAACGTCGCGATTTTACAATTAATGCCTTGGCTTTTTCGTTGAACGAAAGTAATTATGGCGATTTGGTTGATCCGTTTGAAGGTGTGGCGGCTTTGGAATCCAAAACCATCAAAACCCCTTTAAACCCTGATATTACTTATTCTGATGACCCATTACGAATGATGCGTGCGATTCGGTTTGCTACCCAATTGGGATTTGAAATTGAATCCGAATCTTTGGAGGCGATTTCAAAAAACAAAGACCGCATTAGCATCATCTCTGGTGAACGCATTGTAGACGAATTGAACAAAATCCTTTCGACCGACAAACCTTCAGTAGGTTTTTTATTATTGTACCAAACCGGACTTTTAGACCTTATTTTACCCGAATTAACGGCTTTGAATAATGTAGAAGAAATTGAAGGTCAAACGCATAAAAACAACTTTTACCACACGCTGGAAGTAGTCGATAATATTTGTCCAAATACGGATGATGTATGGTTGCGTTGGGCGGCTTTGTTACACGATATTGGCAAAGCTCCCACTAAAAAATTCAACAAAAAGCAAGGTTGGACCTTTCACGGACACGAGTTTTTGGGCGGAAAGATGGTCAAAAAGATATTTGAACGCTTACATATGCCATTGAACCAAAAAATGAAATTTGTTCAAAAAATGGTCATGATGAGTTCGCGTCCTATTGTTCTTTCTCAGGATATTGTTACGGATTCAGCGGTGAGGCGTTTGGTATTTGATGCAGGCGAAGATGTGGAAGACTTGATGACCCTTTGTGAGGCCGATATCACTACTAAAAACCCGAACAAATTCAAGAAATACCACAACAATTTTGTGATTGTTCGTCAAAAAATTGTCGAAGTTGAAGAGAAAGACTCAATTCGAAACTTCCAACCGCCTATCACTGGAGAACAAATCATGGAAATTTTTGACTTGAAACCTTCGAGAGAAATTGGTGTCCTAAAAGAAGCAGTAAAAGAAGCTATATTGGAAGGTGAAATTCCAAATGAGTACGAAGCGGCTTATGCCTTTGTTTTGAAAAGAGCAGAGAAATTAGGATTGAAGAAAGCAGCTAAGTAG